The stretch of DNA CCTGCTCCGCCGGCTGATGCTCCAGCGCGACGCGGCGGCCGCGCAGGCCGAGGCGATCGCGCGGCATGACGGGCTGACCGGGCTGGCCAACCGCCGCCGCTTCATCGATGCGGTCGAGCGGGCGCAGGCGATCCTCAGTGCGGAGCCATCGTCCGCCGTCCTGCTGATCGACCTCGACCGGTTCAAGCCGGTCAACGACCTCTACGGTCACGCGGCCGGCAATGCGGTCCTCTGCGCCGTGGCCGAGCGCCTTCAGCGGCTGCTGCCCGCCGGCGGGGTTGCGGCCCGGCTGGGCGGCGACGAGTTCGCCATGCTGGTTCCGGTCGAGCAGGGCAGCGAAGGGCTGACGCGCCTCGCGCAAGCCGTCATCGCCACCATCTCCCAGCCGGTCTCCTGGAACCAGAACGACCTCAAGGTCGGCGCCACAGTCGGCGTCGCGGTCGTGGCCGCCAGCCACGCGGATCCCGACGCCGTGCTCCATGCGGCCGATCTCGCGATGTACCAGGGCAAGAAGGACGGCCGCGGCAATTACCGCTTCTTCCGGAGCACGATGGACGAGGAGCTCCGCGCCCGGGCCCGGACCGAGACGGAGCTGCGCGCCGCCATCGAGACCGGGGCGATCGAGCCCTATTACCAGCCGGTGGTCTCCCTGCCCGGGAAGACGATCGTGGGCGTGGAGGTGCTGGCGCGCTGGCGGCACCCGACCCGCGGCTTGGTCGGACCGGCGGAATTCATCTCGATTGCCGAGGAGACCGGGATGATCGCCGACCTCAGCTACAGCCTGATCCGGCGCGCCTGCCTCGATGCGCGCGCCTGGCCGCCCCACCTGATCCTCGCGGTGAACATCGCGCCGCACCAGTTCCAGGACGCGTGGCTGGCTCAGCGCATCCTGGCGATCCTCACCGAGACCGGCTTCCCACCCCAGCGCCTCGAGGTGGAGATCACCGAGAGCGCCCTGATCCAGGACCTGGAGGCGACGCGCGCCACCCTCCTGTCGCTGCGGCAGCTCGGCGTGCGCATCGCGCTGGACGATTTCGGCACCGGCTATTCCAGCCTGTATCACCTCCGCGAACTGAAGTTCGACAAGCTGAAGATCGACCGGAGCTACGTCGACGCGATCACGATGAGCGACGAGCGCGCCAAGCTGGTCGACGCCATCATCAAGCTCGGGACGAGCCTCGGTCTCTCCACCACGGCGGAAGGCATCGAGACGGATGCGAGCCTCGACTGGCTGTCGGACCAGGGCTGCCATTTCGGGCAGGGCTACCTCTTCGGCCACGCCATGCCCAAGGCCGAGATGGACATCGTGCTGAGCGCGGAGGGCGACGCGGTCGGCCC from Methylobacterium sp. PvR107 encodes:
- a CDS encoding putative bifunctional diguanylate cyclase/phosphodiesterase yields the protein MLNETSTAWGRGELYETLCLLVIGAGIWFVGVTLGTFDSLNAAMAAYGLNDLLMLAACMGVALFGASVRKSILLRRLMLQRDAAAAQAEAIARHDGLTGLANRRRFIDAVERAQAILSAEPSSAVLLIDLDRFKPVNDLYGHAAGNAVLCAVAERLQRLLPAGGVAARLGGDEFAMLVPVEQGSEGLTRLAQAVIATISQPVSWNQNDLKVGATVGVAVVAASHADPDAVLHAADLAMYQGKKDGRGNYRFFRSTMDEELRARARTETELRAAIETGAIEPYYQPVVSLPGKTIVGVEVLARWRHPTRGLVGPAEFISIAEETGMIADLSYSLIRRACLDARAWPPHLILAVNIAPHQFQDAWLAQRILAILTETGFPPQRLEVEITESALIQDLEATRATLLSLRQLGVRIALDDFGTGYSSLYHLRELKFDKLKIDRSYVDAITMSDERAKLVDAIIKLGTSLGLSTTAEGIETDASLDWLSDQGCHFGQGYLFGHAMPKAEMDIVLSAEGDAVGPTEDLALAS